In Euphorbia lathyris chromosome 9, ddEupLath1.1, whole genome shotgun sequence, the following are encoded in one genomic region:
- the LOC136206412 gene encoding probable disease resistance protein At4g27220 encodes MSPDWNQQPTVSPPRTVCDLQSSISKAVGVDLSYGDDLNNRAAQLSKVLAGKKKSVVILDDVWDYISLQEIGIPVGVDRCTVLFTTRSLGVCRQLGCQRKIEIRCLPRDESYELFKKNIGKETTLSREVETVSKLVAYRCGGLPLAITIMIRNMKGVTDIQQWRSALRGHIRKKADMEIFQKLKISYDYLKDTRLQHCFLFCPSLYGEIETFLEFLVDEGIIKRLNSRREELNEGHTMLNYLSDAGLVEVGIHSHTFKKFVNMNKVIRSMALQIMEENNQRVMMIVNDVSLTDEESLTGDLVTVSVDGNEIRNIPLDFSPSCSKLTTLVLRKCDLGYIGDSFFEGMPGLKVLDLSFSHIESLPSSVYDLVNLIILILKGCRKLRKIGSVGKLRALEKLDLSLSTVEEVPQDIAMLSKLKYLDLSWTEVKRLESGILAKLSHLQFLRLDWTPPVKAEELACLTKLENLTCTVFDVVELNKYLKGLEGREPRLYFQVGRLTIHCTGFANHLLYEDPDICAGDGEGADDLSMVSFYNCNVNEAEIPSYFQAITIVKFNEARSLCNSFPSKLKYLSIRECDGLEMLCPLSFENLEYMELFKLKNLSVLFSIQGNVSYGSCFSNLTRFLIQGCPSIKRLFPIHVVPNLKNLKRLYVFDCLLMEEIIFEEEEEGRIPEKKETPCLSQLCILVLKDLPELKRFCGGRTTCGIPKSCSSRNINCPKLTFDGLTVCRNGHSKVQ; translated from the exons ATGTCTCCCGATTGGAACCAGCAGCCGACTGTGTCTCCACCTCGTACTGTTTGTGATCTGCAAAGTTCGATTTCCAAGGCAGTGGGTGTAGATCTATCATATGGAGATGATCTAAACAACAGAGCAGCACAATTGTCAAAAGTGTTGGCTGGAAAGAAGAAATCTGTTGTGATTTTAGATGACGTATGGGATTATATTTCTCTTCAAGAGATTGGAATTCCGGTAGGTGTGGATCGATGTACTGTGCTCTTTACAACACGATCCTTGGGAGTGTGCAGACAATTAGGTTGCCAGAGGAAAATTGAAATCAGATGTCTCCCGCGAGATGAAAGCTATGAATTGTTCAAGAAAAATATCGGGAAGGAAACAACACTCTCAAGAGAGGTTGAAACGGTCTCAAAATTAGTTGCCTACAGGTGTGGAGGTCTGCCACTTGCTATCACAATCATGATCAGAAATATGAAAGGCGTAACTGATATACAGCAGTGGAGAAGTGCATTGAGAGGGCATATCCGGAAGAAAGCTGATATGGAGATATTCCAGAAATTGAAGATTAGTTATGATTACTTGAAAGATACAAGATTGCAACATTGTTTTCTATTCTGCCCATCATTATATGGCGAAATAGagacatttttagagttttTAGTCGACGAAGGGATCATAAAGAGACTGAATAGTAGGAGGGAAGAGTTAAACGAGGGTCACACAATGCTGAATTATCTCAGTGATGCGGGCTTGGTTGAAGTTGGAATTCATAGCCACACGTTTAAGAAGTTTGTAAATATGAATAAGGTGATTCGGAGCATGGCCCTTCAAATAATGGAAGAAAATAACCAACGAGTTATGATGATTGTAAATGACGTGTCTTTAACAGATGAGGAGAGTTTGACTGGAGATCTCGTGACAGTGTCAGTAGATGGCAATGAAATCAGGAATATTCCTTTAGATTTTTCACCAAGCTGTTCTAAGCTTACAACGCTAGTGTTGAGAAAGTGTGATCTGGGATACATTGGAGACTCTTTTTTTGAGGGAATGCCTGGACTTAAGGTTCTAGATCTTTCATTTTCACATATTGAGAGTTTGCCATCTTCTGTCTATGACCTTGTCAATCTTATTATCTTAATACTCAAAGGGTGTAGAAAGTTGAGAAAAATTGGGTCGGTTGGAAAACTGAGGGCATTGGAGAAGTTGGATCTCAGTTTATCTACAGTAGAAGAAGTGCCTCAGGATATTGCAATGCTGTCAAAACTCAAATATCTGGATCTCTCTTGGACGGAAGTTAAGCGGTTAGAGTCCGGGATATTAGCAAAACTCTCCCATCTGCAATTCCTTAGACTAGATTGGACACCACCAGTTAAGGCAGAGGAACTTGCATGCTTGACCAAACTGGAAAATTTGACCTGCACCGTTTTTGATGTAGTTGAGCTTAACAAGTATCTGAAAGGGCTTGAAGGAAGGGAACCACGACTTTATTTTCAAGTAGGACGACTTACTATACATTGCACTGGATTTGCTAATCACTTGTTGTATGAGGATCCTGATATATGTGCTGGGGATGGGGAAGGAGCAGATGATTTGAGTATGGTTTCTTTTTATAACTGCAATGTAAATGAAGCGGAGATACCGAGCTACTTCCAAGCCATAACAATTGTGAAATTCAATGAAGCAAGAAGCTTGTGCAATTCTTTTCCATCTAAACTCAAGTACTTATCGATTAGGGAATGTGATGGATTAGAGATGTTATGTCCGTTGTCTTTTGAAAACCTGGAGTACATGGAGTTATTCAAGTTGAAAAACTTGAGTGTGCTTTTCAGCATACAAGGAAATGTATCTTATGGGTCCTGTTTCTCAAATCTTACCAGGTTTCTCATACAGGGTTGTCCAAGTATCAAGCGGCTATTTCCTATCCATGTCGTGCCAAACCTGAAAAACCTTAAACGGTTATATGTCTTTGATTGTCTCCTAATGGAGGAGATAatatttgaagaagaagaagaaggcagAATACCTGAAAAGAAAGAAACACCGTGTCTCTCCCAGTTGTGTATCTTGGTGTTAAAAGATCTACCAGAGTTGAAGAGATTTTGTGGCGGCCGAACAACTTGTGGTATTCCCAAAAGCTGCTCCTCGAGAAATATAAATTGTCCAAAACTTACATTCGATGGCCTGACAGTGTGCCGCAATGGTCACTCGAAAGTCCAATG A